The genomic window GACTTGACGAGACATTCGTGGACCTTCTGAATGTCCCTCAGTGGGACAGCTCGGAGAGGCTCCTTATCCTGGGACACACGTAAGCACAATTCAGACATGATAGACAAGGACCACAGTCATCAACATGTGAGAAAGGAAACACAAAAGGTCTGGCTCCTCACCATTTCAGACTTGTAGTAACTGACTGCATTGTCATCCAGGGTGAAAAACCTCCTCTTCCAGCTCttcctctgaaacacacacacacacacacacacacattacagtttCCACATGCAGATTTCTGTATTCAAACACAGAGTTGATCAGTTAGAAGTTAGATGTGTACTCACCACATTTCCTTGTTTGACACAGTAACCACACCTCAGCACAGCCGGCCTGTtgcccttcctctccctcccttcagCCTCTTCGCTCTCATTCTGAAACATTTCATTACCACCATCTTCAATGTCCTACAACGATCGTGGTCAATGTAACCGCCATCTTCCAAATACatcatattacacacacacacacacacacacacacacacacacacagtggtttTGGAGGCTGAGAGCAagcacaaaccaaaacaatgattcATAATGCTAATTCTGGCTTCTAGCATCATCAGTGTCCGTTGCTATTGTCACAGTAAGCACAATGGTGGATGCTTCCTCTTCATTACCTGGATGGGAGTGTGCACCACCACACCACCGATGATCTCGGTCTTGTAGGCGTGCAGTCTCCTTCCTCCCTGAGTGTCGCCGATTACTTTGGTCACATCGGACCTCGGAGGTGCAGGGCCAGACTTAGGAACCTGTCAGCACAGCAGCCGGGAGGATATCATCAACTAGCATCACATGAACTAGCAGAGCTCAATGGGTAAAGATGGCTACTATAGAGGTTTCATTCCCACGTAGAGTCTCTGTGCTGCAAGTTGCAACAGGGCAGTTGTAACATGTTCTCCATTAAAACATCCAACACAGTATATGGTTGTTTGACTCTTATCATTCTTTTCCAGACACAAACCAGTGAACAGATATTGAATGACTGAAAGTCAAAGACAGGTTATGGTTCAATCCCTTAACTTTGTTTTATTACTTagtgttgtggttactttagtcTTATTACTGTACAATATATGCATTTAGTCAAAAATAAATTCACACTAAACCAAAATAAATTCAATAAGTTCATTCGAGAGGAACAAGAGCTACAAGTACAAGCctttaagtacatttgttttgctATGTATAAACTGGAAGTGCTATTTATACAAACGCCTGATGTGTCTGGAGaagcaacaataataatataaatgtcatGTGAAAGGCTTCATTTGAATCACTCTAGCATTTGTGAATAAATATGTGAAATTCATCAGTCAGCGCTTTACTTTTACTACTGCATTTACATCGAGTGCATTCTGCTGTAAAAAGTATTATTGTAGGTTTCATTGAGGCCGTGGAAGCTGAGAAAAGACGGCAAAGCGGCCCTCCCATCGAAGGGGAAGTGAAAGAGAGCGTGAGCGACAATGCTTCCTGTGTCAGTGCGCaggtgagaggagaagagacacCCTCTTCTCTGTCATATGGATGTCGCTAGTAAACGAGACTGTGTCCATCTCGCAGAACATGCGCAAATAATATGCACATTCACAATTTCCTCATTCAACAAGTGTGTATCGGTTGGCAGCGCGACGGCATTTCAGCCCACTCGGGCCAAACTGGTTTCAGTCCCGTCACCGCTTCCTGTGCTCGGGTGGAAACAAATATCTGCTAGTTTAGCCTTTTTCTAACCACACATTAGACAAATACGTCTGGTTCTaacatcatgtgtgtgtgcaggtgtgtttgttgCACTCACAGTGATCTTGCTGGCCTTATTGAGAGCAGCCACCCAGTCCCTCATGTCAGGCACATCGTTGCCTTGGAGGAAGTACCTCCGGGAAACTGCATTGATGACTACAGAGATATATATAGACATCAATTTGATCCACAACTGCATTATATAATTGTATCAtatgtgaaaagaaaatgaatgcaatTGTGCACTACTGCATAAGCATGGCTCAGCGCTTCTCTGAAAAACTCACCAAAGCAGAACTCTGTCTTTGGCTTTTGCTTTGCTGTAGCTTCACTCACCTGAGAagtgaggaagagaagaggagacaagaagaaagaaaggagtggagacaagaggaaagaaaggataacagaaaaggaaaagagaccaaaggagagatgaggagacaaaaGGGAGAGCAGAgatagggaaggagaggggagacaGAAGGAAAGGATAGGAGATAAGACAGAATGAGAGAAGGGGGaggtgaggaaaggaaaagagaggagacaaaaagagaaaagagaagtgaagaggagaaacatttcatatattttctgtctctttgccgTTTCTAGACTGTCCAGGGAGGAGCTATCAGCACTACAGTGCATTGCAGCCAGATGTCATTATCTCCGCTTAGCTCAGCGAGCACTCTGACATCTGGAAAACTTCAAATTCTTCTTCTGCATGTGACCGTTAAACTACGGATACCTCCGATCTGCTGTATCTGTGCATCCCATTTACATGTTTCTATGTTGGTGTATGTCTGTGTCCACACTGCTCAGACGTCTCCTCTACTGGACATTAAGTTCACTACAACCCACAGCAAAGTAAAATGGTTTACCTTAGAGATGTAGGTTAGTCTCAGGCTGCCAACAAAGCTAGTTCCACTGGGTAAGTtctgcatgcaaacacaaacacacagactcgTCATTGGCTCAGAGTCCAAGGTTACACTGATCCTATTGGTCAATTTGACTTTATCCTGCTgtttgtgcaagtgtgtgtcaGGCATATATGTGTGGAGCACCTGAGGGTTGTCCATATACCACAGCAGGACATTTTCCTGCGTGTCCAGGATAAAGTATCGCCTCTGGAAGCGGCAgctgttctccttctcctcgaCGTCCAGGAAGCCGCATACGCGGTTCAACCGGTCCACGTATGGCATGCTGCTGCTAGCACATGACACTGggacacacagacggacagatACTCTGGTCAGATGGGCAGTGAGAGGCTGAAATGTAAAGGGAgctagaggaggagatggacgcATCGGTCGGAATGAAAGAGACAAACAGATGTGGGGGATAAACCCAACTTTCATTTACTGttcaaatacacgcacacacacacacacacacacacacacacacacagacacacacacacacacacacacacacacacacacacacacacacacacacacacacacaggaagaaagaGACCCGCTCGCACTCAGCAGTTTTTCATGTGACGTGATTGAGGCTGAGCAGCAAACCCTGAAGCCCGAGGCTGAGCTGAGGCCCTCCACCACAGCCAAAAATTACAGACTGCACTCAAGaactgcacacacgcacatttccACTGgccagagaagagagaggagagggagggaaaaagaggagggaggtctGGTGAGATGCATTCATTAAGCTGATGCCATGCATGTGAATCACTGAGTTGCTGACTTATTTCTCAACAAAGTAAAGACTCATTCAGCTCCGACACTCCGGTATTCTGATGCCGTTTGCTTTCCAGGAGAACTTTGTCCATGGCAGATATCTGTACATGAAAGTACTTTTGTATTTTGGGGAGGGTTGCAGGGGGTGTGGGGTGAGGGTGCCAGAAGACTTTTGACATGATGAGAGCTCTATTTTATAATCGCGTCCTCCTCAAGTGGAACTTTCGGTCGATCCGCTCTTTTGCTTCCCTGCAGACAATCACACGACATACTCTACACAGTGCCAGACTACAGGACTTGACTGTACGTGGCCACAAAGGTCATAATGATGGCTAACTAGGCCACATCTGTGACTGATTTGAAGAACA from Cyclopterus lumpus isolate fCycLum1 chromosome 9, fCycLum1.pri, whole genome shotgun sequence includes these protein-coding regions:
- the si:ch211-204d2.4 gene encoding pleckstrin homology domain-containing family A member 2 isoform X1 yields the protein MPYVDRLNRVCGFLDVEEKENSCRFQRRYFILDTQENVLLWYMDNPQNLPSGTSFVGSLRLTYISKVSEATAKQKPKTEFCFVINAVSRRYFLQGNDVPDMRDWVAALNKASKITVPKSGPAPPRSDVTKVIGDTQGGRRLHAYKTEIIGGVVVHTPIQNESEEAEGRERKGNRPAVLRCGYCVKQGNVRKSWKRRFFTLDDNAVSYYKSEMDKEPLRAVPLRDIQKVHECLVKSGPPLSHCCIQHDHLPLCASIRDLLLRDNLFEIITSSRTFYIQTDSPEEMHGWIRDIELKIQDFRGPPKGFSFRRGSSLYRSHNASSASRGQQSDERRPALVKSCSVTSGWQPWTPVPPCETSILDAEDEDSAFSSVRTLPSLSSSSTSSSTSSSSTSLSATTPCPCANPAASASGLGILTAAGDVASGRRRHRSQPQPHTGCSFPFSLDEDGIRTSDV
- the si:ch211-204d2.4 gene encoding pleckstrin homology domain-containing family A member 2 isoform X2 → MPYVDRLNRVCGFLDVEEKENSCRFQRRYFILDTQENVLLWYMDNPQNLPSGTSFVGSLRLTYISKVSEATAKQKPKTEFCFVINAVSRRYFLQGNDVPDMRDWVAALNKASKITVPKSGPAPPRSDVTKVIGDTQGGRRLHAYKTEIIGGVVVHTPIQNESEEAEGRERKGNRPAVLRCGYCVKQGNVRKSWKRRFFTLDDNAVSYYKSEMDKEPLRAVPLRDIQKVHECLVKSGDLLLRDNLFEIITSSRTFYIQTDSPEEMHGWIRDIELKIQDFRGPPKGFSFRRGSSLYRSHNASSASRGQQSDERRPALVKSCSVTSGWQPWTPVPPCETSILDAEDEDSAFSSVRTLPSLSSSSTSSSTSSSSTSLSATTPCPCANPAASASGLGILTAAGDVASGRRRHRSQPQPHTGCSFPFSLDEDGIRTSDV